The Eublepharis macularius isolate TG4126 chromosome 3, MPM_Emac_v1.0, whole genome shotgun sequence genome has a window encoding:
- the CRYZL1 gene encoding quinone oxidoreductase-like protein 1 isoform X3: protein MKGLYWQQISSGEETNFVILEKDNLPVLNDNCVKVQVKACALNRINMKLLSEIKMEKEFLPIGREIAGVVLEIGGKVSSFQPQDEVVGILPLDSDESGLCEVIVIHEHYLVHKPEKVSWLEAVGTICDGVRAYTALHYLSFVSPEKTLLVMDGASVARIIDESNGKYDLTESCLEETGGLGVDIILDAGVRLYSKESETTSQHLLPHKHDIITLLSVGGHWVTTEENLQLDPPDSRCLFLKGATISFLNEEVWNLSNMKQGKYLCMLEDIMEKLSNGVFRPHLDEPIPLYEAKVSMEMVQKNQTRKRQVVQL from the exons GATAACCTTCCTGTTTTGAATGACAACTGTGTAAAAGTGCAAGTTAAAGCCTGTGCTCTCAACCGGATTAATATGAAG CTTTTATCAGAAATCAAGATGGAGAAGGAATTTCTACCTATTGGGAGGGAAATTGCTGGTGTTGTGTTGGAAA ttggGGGGAAAGTGTCCTCTTTTCAGCCACAAGATGAGGTAGTGG gaATTTTGCCACTGGATTCAGACGAGTCTGGTTTGTGTGAAGTTATTGTCATTCATGAGCATTATTTAG TTCATAAACCTGAAAAAGTCTCCTGGCTTGAAGCAGTGGGGACCATTTGTGATGGTGTTCGTGCATACACAGCTCTACATTACCTTTCCTTCGTGTCACCTGAAAAAACTCTGCTTGTAATGGATGGAGCAAGTGTAG CTCGTATTATCGATGAGTCAAATGGAAAATATGACCTGACAGAAAGCTGTTTGGAAGAAACTGGCGGGTTGGGAGTGGATATTATCCTCGATGCAGGAG TGAGATTATACAGTAAGGAAAGTGAAACAACTTCACAACACTTGCTACCACACAAACATGACATCATTACTCTGCTCAGCGTTGGAGGCCATTGGGTTACCACAGAGGAAAATCTTCAA ttggATCCTCCAGATAGTCGTTGCCTTTTCCTCAAAGGTGCTACCATCTCTTTTCTGAATGAAGAAGTGTGGAATCTATCAAATATGAAACAAGGAAAGTATCTTT GCATGCTAGAAGATATAATGGAGAAGTTATCAAATGGTGTTTTTAG GCCTCATTTGGATGAGCCAATCCCATTGTATGAAGCTAAAGTTTCTATGGAAATGGTTCAGAAGAATCAAACAAGAAAAAGACAAGTTGTCCAGCTCTGA
- the CRYZL1 gene encoding quinone oxidoreductase-like protein 1 isoform X1 has protein sequence MKGLYWQQISSGEETNFVILEKDNLPVLNDNCVKVQVKACALNRINMKLLSEIKMEKEFLPIGREIAGVVLEIGGKVSSFQPQDEVVGILPLDSDESGLCEVIVIHEHYLVHKPEKVSWLEAVGTICDGVRAYTALHYLSFVSPEKTLLVMDGASSFGTIAIQLAQHRGAKVISTVYSLEDKQYLERLTPSLARIIDESNGKYDLTESCLEETGGLGVDIILDAGVRLYSKESETTSQHLLPHKHDIITLLSVGGHWVTTEENLQLDPPDSRCLFLKGATISFLNEEVWNLSNMKQGKYLCMLEDIMEKLSNGVFRPHLDEPIPLYEAKVSMEMVQKNQTRKRQVVQL, from the exons GATAACCTTCCTGTTTTGAATGACAACTGTGTAAAAGTGCAAGTTAAAGCCTGTGCTCTCAACCGGATTAATATGAAG CTTTTATCAGAAATCAAGATGGAGAAGGAATTTCTACCTATTGGGAGGGAAATTGCTGGTGTTGTGTTGGAAA ttggGGGGAAAGTGTCCTCTTTTCAGCCACAAGATGAGGTAGTGG gaATTTTGCCACTGGATTCAGACGAGTCTGGTTTGTGTGAAGTTATTGTCATTCATGAGCATTATTTAG TTCATAAACCTGAAAAAGTCTCCTGGCTTGAAGCAGTGGGGACCATTTGTGATGGTGTTCGTGCATACACAGCTCTACATTACCTTTCCTTCGTGTCACCTGAAAAAACTCTGCTTGTAATGGATGGAGCAAGT TCATTTGGTACAATAGCTATTCAGTTAGCACAACATAGAGGAGCCAAGGTAATTTCTACTGTGTATAGTCTTGAAGACAAACAGTATCTTGAGAGGCTTACACCTTCTTTGG CTCGTATTATCGATGAGTCAAATGGAAAATATGACCTGACAGAAAGCTGTTTGGAAGAAACTGGCGGGTTGGGAGTGGATATTATCCTCGATGCAGGAG TGAGATTATACAGTAAGGAAAGTGAAACAACTTCACAACACTTGCTACCACACAAACATGACATCATTACTCTGCTCAGCGTTGGAGGCCATTGGGTTACCACAGAGGAAAATCTTCAA ttggATCCTCCAGATAGTCGTTGCCTTTTCCTCAAAGGTGCTACCATCTCTTTTCTGAATGAAGAAGTGTGGAATCTATCAAATATGAAACAAGGAAAGTATCTTT GCATGCTAGAAGATATAATGGAGAAGTTATCAAATGGTGTTTTTAG GCCTCATTTGGATGAGCCAATCCCATTGTATGAAGCTAAAGTTTCTATGGAAATGGTTCAGAAGAATCAAACAAGAAAAAGACAAGTTGTCCAGCTCTGA
- the CRYZL1 gene encoding quinone oxidoreductase-like protein 1 isoform X2 — translation MKGLYWQQISSGEETNFVILEKDNLPVLNDNCVKVQVKACALNRINMKLLSEIKMEKEFLPIGREIAGVVLEIGGKVSSFQPQDEVVGILPLDSDESGLCEVIVIHEHYLVHKPEKVSWLEAVGTICDGVRAYTALHYLSFVSPEKTLLVMDGASSFGTIAIQLAQHRGAKVISTVYSLEDKQYLERLTPSLARIIDESNGKYDLTESCLEETGGLGVDIILDAGVRLYSKESETTSQHLLPHKHDIITLLSVGGHWVTTEENLQLDPPDSRCLFLKGATISFLNEEVWNLSNMKQGKYLCMLEDIMEKLSNGVFRELSQTITHSFS, via the exons GATAACCTTCCTGTTTTGAATGACAACTGTGTAAAAGTGCAAGTTAAAGCCTGTGCTCTCAACCGGATTAATATGAAG CTTTTATCAGAAATCAAGATGGAGAAGGAATTTCTACCTATTGGGAGGGAAATTGCTGGTGTTGTGTTGGAAA ttggGGGGAAAGTGTCCTCTTTTCAGCCACAAGATGAGGTAGTGG gaATTTTGCCACTGGATTCAGACGAGTCTGGTTTGTGTGAAGTTATTGTCATTCATGAGCATTATTTAG TTCATAAACCTGAAAAAGTCTCCTGGCTTGAAGCAGTGGGGACCATTTGTGATGGTGTTCGTGCATACACAGCTCTACATTACCTTTCCTTCGTGTCACCTGAAAAAACTCTGCTTGTAATGGATGGAGCAAGT TCATTTGGTACAATAGCTATTCAGTTAGCACAACATAGAGGAGCCAAGGTAATTTCTACTGTGTATAGTCTTGAAGACAAACAGTATCTTGAGAGGCTTACACCTTCTTTGG CTCGTATTATCGATGAGTCAAATGGAAAATATGACCTGACAGAAAGCTGTTTGGAAGAAACTGGCGGGTTGGGAGTGGATATTATCCTCGATGCAGGAG TGAGATTATACAGTAAGGAAAGTGAAACAACTTCACAACACTTGCTACCACACAAACATGACATCATTACTCTGCTCAGCGTTGGAGGCCATTGGGTTACCACAGAGGAAAATCTTCAA ttggATCCTCCAGATAGTCGTTGCCTTTTCCTCAAAGGTGCTACCATCTCTTTTCTGAATGAAGAAGTGTGGAATCTATCAAATATGAAACAAGGAAAGTATCTTT GCATGCTAGAAGATATAATGGAGAAGTTATCAAATGGTGTTTTTAG GGAACTTAGCCAAACTATAACACATTCGTTTTCCTGA
- the LOC129325601 gene encoding translation initiation factor IF-2-like: MPPLLSCALPTPLPFRPMLTLHPAGGGPPACHFSISVRGAAAHNGGRTRRPARSREAAPPGSCSPGIRRGRRRPGFCLGRAARAAAAVMLPPSPIVVPVVALPATTTAARTTSAASPAAAASPGPPGIPVFSPAAPGASPNFGPLRFF, translated from the exons ATGCCTCCCCTGCTCTCGTGCGCTCTCCCAACACCTCTGCCCTTTCGCCCAATGCTCACTCTCCACCCTGCCGGCGGGGGCCCGCCCGCCTGCCACTTCAGCATCTCGGTCCGGGGTGCGGCCGCCCACAATGGCGGCCGGACCCGTCGCCCTGCCAGGAGCCGAGAGGCCGCACCGCCGGGCTCCTGCTCGCCCGGCATTCGCCGCGGCCGCCGGCGCCCCGGCTTCTGCCTGGGTCGGGCCGCCCGCGCCGCCGCGGCTGTCATGCTGCCTCCGTCGCCCATCGTCGTCCCGGTGGTGGCTCttcctgccaccaccaccgcTGCCAGGACCACCTCGGCCGCCTCTCCCGCAGCGGCTGCCTCGCCGGGCCCTCCTGGCATCCCTGTCTTCTCTCCGGCTGCTCCAGGGGCTTCCCCCAACTTCGGCCCATTGAG ATTCTTCtga